From the Helicobacter pylori genome, one window contains:
- a CDS encoding CMP-N-acetylneuraminic acid synthetase, with product MPVKILCDAFVTSGLGHVRRCEKILSFIEKLGVEVSFYLHKQNDIGAFLEGVGGNDFLITDSYCLNSKDFYLLKEKAKSLMVIEDEEHAKGFYPKNTKIMNFTLNALKHYHHLSKDYQYYLGVGFYPVDARFIYERPINTENKEVLITLGGSEQKTLKEIVKILENKGMHLHIISPYIPKNPPKNTRYYSPLSPLEFSSLMKFCAYAISASGQTLYELALSQTPSLILPIASNQIVQSQEFENSGIFKQTSLKTLAKDFEKLRIQKNQAWAKTLTFGSELEGALREFLEI from the coding sequence ATGCCAGTAAAGATTTTGTGCGATGCGTTTGTAACAAGCGGTTTAGGGCATGTGAGGCGTTGTGAAAAAATCCTTTCTTTTATAGAAAAATTAGGGGTTGAAGTGAGCTTTTATTTACACAAGCAAAACGATATAGGCGCTTTTTTAGAGGGCGTTGGCGGTAATGATTTTTTGATTACAGACAGCTATTGTTTAAATTCAAAAGATTTTTACCTTTTAAAAGAAAAAGCTAAAAGCCTTATGGTGATAGAAGATGAAGAGCATGCTAAGGGGTTTTACCCTAAAAACACCAAGATCATGAATTTCACGCTGAACGCCTTAAAACACTACCATCATTTATCAAAAGATTATCAGTATTATTTGGGGGTGGGGTTTTACCCTGTTGATGCTCGTTTTATTTATGAGCGCCCTATCAATACAGAAAACAAAGAAGTGCTGATCACTCTAGGGGGGAGCGAGCAAAAAACGCTCAAAGAGATAGTCAAAATTTTAGAAAATAAGGGCATGCATTTGCATATCATTTCACCTTATATCCCTAAAAATCCTCCAAAAAACACGCGCTATTACAGCCCTTTAAGCCCTTTAGAGTTCAGTTCTTTGATGAAATTTTGCGCTTATGCCATTAGCGCTTCGGGTCAAACCCTCTATGAATTAGCCCTTTCTCAAACGCCCTCTCTTATCCTTCCCATTGCTTCTAATCAGATCGTTCAAAGCCAAGAATTTGAGAATTCAGGCATATTCAAGCAAACGAGTTTAAAAACTCTGGCTAAAGATTTTGAAAAATTGCGAATTCAAAAAAATCAAGCCTGGGCAAAAACCCTGACCTTTGGGAGTGAGCTAGAGGGTGCATTGAGGGAGTTTTTAGAAATTTGA
- the pseH gene encoding UDP-4-amino-4,6-dideoxy-N-acetyl-beta-L-altrosamine N-acetyltransferase — translation MKKNYSYKNIQAIDFTQLNDEEKLLVLEFRNHPNTALWMYSANISLKTHLQFIEDLKNSPSHRYFLFKEEGVYLGVGSITKINFFHKHGYLGIYKNPFLKNKGGTILKALERIAFEEFQLHSLHLEVMENNFKAIAFYEKNHYELEGRLKGFISKDKEFIDVLLYYKDKKGYNDQSPLKL, via the coding sequence TTGAAAAAAAATTATTCTTATAAAAATATCCAAGCGATTGATTTTACCCAATTAAACGATGAAGAAAAATTGTTGGTTTTAGAGTTTCGTAACCACCCAAACACTGCCTTATGGATGTATAGCGCTAATATTTCCTTAAAAACGCATTTGCAATTCATAGAAGATTTAAAAAATTCGCCTAGCCACCGCTATTTTTTGTTTAAAGAAGAGGGCGTTTATTTGGGGGTTGGCTCTATCACTAAAATCAATTTTTTTCATAAGCATGGGTATTTGGGGATTTATAAAAACCCTTTTTTGAAAAATAAGGGGGGGACTATTTTAAAAGCTTTAGAACGCATCGCTTTTGAAGAGTTCCAATTACATTCTTTACACCTAGAAGTGATGGAAAACAATTTCAAAGCGATCGCTTTTTATGAAAAAAACCATTATGAGTTAGAAGGGCGTTTGAAAGGCTTTATCTCTAAAGATAAGGAGTTTATAGATGTTCTTTTGTATTACAAGGATAAGAAAGGATATAACGATCAATCTCCTCTAAAACTTTAG